The Labilibaculum sp. sequence TTTCAAGATCGTAGTCGGGCTGAATATCAAACAATTCGAGCACCTGATCGAGCATTTCGCGATGTTGGCCGGTTACACAAACAATCGTTTCAAAATCATCGGGATACTTCTGAAATTCTTTTACCAGTGGAGCCATTTTTATGGCTTCGGGGCGGGTTCCAAAAACCAACAACACCCTGTATTTTCCATTCCCGTTCATAATTCGGTTCATTTAAAAGTGAATATTTTTTACTGTTCCGCTCCTAAAAAATGTGGTTGTTCCTGAGCGGTACATTGGCAGACAGTAACTAGTAGATAGTAACTGATTACTGCTAACTGTTTACTTATGCTTCGAAGCTTTTACAACAACTTCTACAGGTACAGCTTCAATCTCTTCTGTTTGCTTGTTTGTTACGCCGCAAAAGTCCAAAATGAGTTTGTCCTTTGTTTTGGACAGCGAATAAAATTCACTGTGTGCTACCAAATAAACAATCATATCTGCAGCATCAAAAGCATTTTTATAATCAGAGAGTTCATATTCAGGATGCGAATCAATATTGGGTTCTACAAGCAGGATTCCGTTCTGTTCGGATCCGATTACTTTTTGCGCAATGTACTTGGCAGGTGATTCGCGCAAATCATCAATATTTGGCTTAAATGCCATTCCCATTAAGGCAATTTTGGGTTTGTATCCATGTTTCAGCTGAAATTGCAGACTGGCATTCTTAATTTTCTCAACACACCAAAAAGCCTTGTAATTATTAATTTCCCTGGCTTTTCCAATGATCTGACTTTCCAGGGGATACTCCGAAACAATAAAGTAAGGATCAACAGCAATACAATGGCCTCCCACTCCGCATCCCGGCGTTAAAATATTTACCCGGGGATGCCTGTTTGCCAATTCTATCAACTCCCAGACATTAATACCCGCCTTTTCGCAAATAATTGAAAGTTCGTTGGCAAAAGCAATTTGTACATCGCGGGACGAATTCTCAACCAATTTGCACATTTCAGCAGTTTTTGAATTGGTACGA is a genomic window containing:
- the wecC gene encoding UDP-N-acetyl-D-mannosamine dehydrogenase — protein: MNKIEIVTTIGMGYIGLPTAALIAKSGMRVYGVDVNPKVVEAVNEGRIIIVEPDLDRLVKRVVEEGYLSAHLHPLEADVYTIAVPTPFKGNHEPDISYVMAASNAIIPLLKEGDLFIIESTSPVGTTEKVKKMIYSKRPDLEGTIFIAYCPERVLPGNIIYELEHNDRVIGGINEESTQRACEFFQKFVIGELHRTNSKTAEMCKLVENSSRDVQIAFANELSIICEKAGINVWELIELANRHPRVNILTPGCGVGGHCIAVDPYFIVSEYPLESQIIGKAREINNYKAFWCVEKIKNASLQFQLKHGYKPKIALMGMAFKPNIDDLRESPAKYIAQKVIGSEQNGILLVEPNIDSHPEYELSDYKNAFDAADMIVYLVAHSEFYSLSKTKDKLILDFCGVTNKQTEEIEAVPVEVVVKASKHK